In the Candidatus Latescibacter sp. genome, one interval contains:
- a CDS encoding PTS sugar transporter subunit IIA — protein MIKIFKLLSLDRIKILKTGPKSETLHELCRVISTSDAIKDPGELGMAVFEREKIMSTSIGLGIAIPHVRLKSVTEMTMAVGVIKEGIDYEAFDDMPVHIIIMIAAPEGSHREYLSVLARIALLLKNSTIRNNILKAESAEEIYELLKGH, from the coding sequence ATGATCAAGATATTTAAACTTTTATCTTTGGATCGTATCAAAATTCTTAAGACCGGGCCGAAAAGTGAAACTCTTCATGAGCTTTGCAGGGTGATTTCAACCTCCGATGCGATCAAAGACCCTGGGGAACTGGGAATGGCTGTCTTCGAGCGTGAAAAGATCATGAGCACCAGCATCGGGTTGGGAATAGCCATACCGCATGTACGGTTGAAGAGCGTCACCGAGATGACCATGGCGGTGGGGGTGATCAAAGAGGGCATCGATTATGAAGCGTTCGATGATATGCCGGTGCATATCATCATCATGATCGCTGCGCCGGAAGGCTCACACCGTGAATACCTGAGTGTCCTTGCCCGGATAGCGCTGCTGTTAAAGAATTCCACCATTCGGAACAATATTTTGAAAGCCGAGAGCGCAGAAGAAATTTACGAACTATTGAAAGGTCACTGA
- a CDS encoding PTS sugar transporter subunit IIA, whose protein sequence is MIKEKGVGMFNNLKKEAIIITNERMDKEEVLNRIIMTACKAFSINECDSILSAIIDRESKLSTGIGLGIAVPHCRSDKVQQIAIAVMLLKEGIEYNSVDGQPVRLIFLIISPLHDVQGHIAALSTISHAVSDEEARLRLLNSKNDEELYKNLTEIRSWE, encoded by the coding sequence ATGATAAAAGAAAAAGGTGTGGGTATGTTCAATAATCTGAAAAAAGAAGCGATAATCATCACCAATGAACGCATGGATAAAGAAGAAGTGCTGAACCGAATCATCATGACCGCCTGTAAGGCTTTTTCTATAAACGAGTGCGATTCCATCCTTTCCGCCATAATAGACCGTGAGAGCAAACTCTCCACCGGTATCGGTCTGGGTATCGCAGTGCCGCATTGCCGCAGCGACAAGGTGCAGCAAATCGCTATTGCGGTAATGCTCCTCAAGGAAGGTATTGAATACAATTCGGTGGATGGTCAGCCGGTCAGGCTCATCTTTCTCATCATCTCGCCGCTTCATGATGTCCAGGGCCATATTGCAGCGCTTTCCACAATTTCTCACGCTGTTTCCGACGAGGAGGCGAGATTGCGGCTGCTGAACTCGAAGAATGATGAAGAACTCTATAAAAACCTTACAGAAATTCGCTCGTGGGAGTGA
- a CDS encoding isochorismatase family protein: MLARNTSMLIVTDIQGRLASLMFERDELYRSVGILIEGAKVLGLPILWVEQYPQGLGPTVQEVAAHLEGLVPIPKKTFSSLRDPFILKAFEDFNRSQVILAGIETHVCIYQTAMDLLTMGIETHIPEDAVSSRTLQNKRIGLKKIIRAGGHRTSVETALFELLGIGEGEEFRKIIRLVK; this comes from the coding sequence ATGCTCGCCCGAAATACATCCATGCTCATCGTAACCGATATCCAGGGGAGGCTGGCCAGCCTGATGTTTGAACGTGATGAACTCTACCGCTCGGTCGGGATATTGATCGAGGGAGCGAAAGTTCTGGGCCTGCCCATTCTCTGGGTAGAACAGTATCCGCAGGGACTTGGCCCTACTGTCCAGGAGGTTGCAGCACACCTCGAGGGCCTTGTACCCATCCCTAAAAAAACCTTTTCCTCGCTCCGCGACCCTTTCATTCTCAAAGCTTTCGAGGACTTCAATCGATCCCAGGTCATCCTGGCAGGGATCGAGACCCATGTCTGCATTTACCAGACCGCAATGGACCTTCTGACCATGGGGATAGAGACCCATATTCCGGAAGACGCCGTCTCTTCACGCACCTTGCAGAATAAGCGCATCGGCCTGAAAAAAATTATCCGCGCCGGGGGCCACAGGACAAGTGTGGAAACAGCCTTGTTCGAACTGCTGGGAATTGGAGAGGGTGAAGAATTCAGGAAGATAATCAGGCTGGTCAAATGA
- a CDS encoding PGPGW domain-containing protein translates to MKRFFRIVIGIFCLILGVIGLFFPILQGILFIIIGLLVLAPESKRIRQLLARFRLKYPGVFEKAEQMKHKYTRKSNKPEPPESPTGEPTA, encoded by the coding sequence ATGAAACGTTTTTTCAGAATTGTTATCGGCATTTTTTGTCTGATCTTAGGTGTGATCGGTCTTTTCTTTCCGATCCTTCAGGGAATACTTTTCATCATAATCGGCCTCCTCGTTCTGGCGCCGGAGAGTAAAAGAATTCGGCAGCTTCTTGCCCGGTTCCGCCTGAAATATCCGGGCGTATTTGAAAAAGCCGAACAGATGAAGCATAAATATACTCGAAAATCGAACAAACCGGAACCGCCTGAATCACCGACCGGTGAACCTACGGCCTGA
- a CDS encoding DUF362 domain-containing protein, protein MKQSKVAVLKTTPETVLEDYFRLCKLAGLEEALDRSASTIIKDNISWHLLFPSSNTTPWQLEGTILALKRMGFSDLVNVHNKTVVTIADLGDRYNRFGPILKKYGIPVKYNFKSEDMKWVRYNPKAKMLVLDKIFPEGIHIPDFFMGKNIVHLPTVKTHSYTVTTGAMKNAFGGLLNVHRHYTHTWIHDTLVDLLAIQKEIHTGIFCTMDGTTAGSGPGPRTLTPYGKNVILASSDQVAIDAVSAQMMGFNPLKIRYIARASERGLGQGDPRNIEIVGMPEAADERWNFKVGVNLGTGTGMLLWRSPLRVFQKLLFHTPLVNIFIFASEYYHDHFWYPLRGKAIVENWLRENPWGRLFQQYPE, encoded by the coding sequence ATGAAACAGTCAAAAGTGGCGGTTCTGAAAACCACGCCGGAAACGGTGTTGGAGGATTACTTCCGTCTCTGCAAGCTGGCAGGCCTCGAGGAGGCTTTGGACCGGTCGGCGTCGACCATTATCAAAGACAACATCAGCTGGCACCTGCTCTTTCCCTCATCCAACACAACGCCCTGGCAGCTTGAGGGAACCATCCTTGCTCTCAAAAGGATGGGATTCTCCGATCTGGTAAATGTTCACAATAAAACAGTGGTTACCATCGCAGACCTGGGGGACCGATACAACCGGTTCGGTCCGATCCTTAAAAAATACGGTATCCCGGTTAAATACAATTTCAAATCTGAAGATATGAAATGGGTGCGGTACAATCCCAAAGCGAAAATGCTGGTTCTCGACAAGATATTTCCCGAGGGAATCCATATCCCGGATTTCTTTATGGGCAAGAATATTGTCCATCTGCCGACAGTAAAAACTCACTCCTACACGGTGACCACCGGCGCCATGAAAAACGCATTCGGCGGACTCCTCAATGTTCACCGTCACTATACGCATACCTGGATTCATGACACCCTTGTTGATCTTTTAGCCATCCAAAAAGAAATCCACACAGGCATTTTTTGCACCATGGACGGCACCACCGCAGGCAGCGGACCGGGCCCCCGTACCCTGACTCCGTACGGTAAAAATGTGATCCTTGCTTCGTCCGACCAGGTGGCCATCGATGCTGTATCCGCGCAGATGATGGGATTCAATCCCCTGAAAATCCGCTATATTGCACGGGCGTCAGAGCGTGGCCTGGGGCAGGGTGATCCACGGAATATCGAGATAGTAGGCATGCCGGAGGCGGCGGACGAGCGCTGGAATTTCAAAGTGGGGGTCAATCTCGGCACCGGAACCGGAATGCTTTTATGGCGGTCGCCTCTCAGGGTATTTCAGAAACTGCTGTTCCACACCCCCCTTGTGAATATCTTCATTTTTGCGAGCGAGTACTATCATGACCATTTCTGGTATCCGCTCCGGGGAAAAGCCATTGTGGAAAACTGGCTCCGGGAAAATCCCTGGGGCCGGTTGTTTCAACAGTACCCTGAGTAG
- a CDS encoding SUMF1/EgtB/PvdO family nonheme iron enzyme: MKRFTVCIGIAAAGLIVSGAPSSALEYSGRIINDIGRPAANARISLEKVSEPGKAVSVVTDTTGTFSFVVSEATKPRQPIPFNLYGNYPNPFNPQTRISYSIDQSSEVAVTIYNVLGQLVRTLKEGQRAPGFYTVAWDGRNDGGAGCSAGVYLYRIAAGNRSISSKMLMVDSATGSWIKNSAVPLASYKGNEDTLYLVTVTNPDAETLVVGPITVSNSQGNVLTINRIMDKMQLISHNTYMRGSEWYHYAKPIHKVVITHDYMMDRYEVTAGLFSRVMNHALQRGVIMVDTLTVKNTIGKKQSLVRFGSPEQPTNICIEYKDGAIVPKKGLEKYPITNVSWYGAMFFCFERSLIEGFPQAIDLDTWTCDFKSAGYRLPTDAEWELAAAWTDRREYAFGPDPGEYRPMNTQLNADGFEDCLSPVGWFSPQGDSHDGLSDMSGNVYEWTTDWMEYYHESWADSTLVDPIGPLKSTELKTCRGGSAYGCFRAGRTGDKANVWPYYLTSEIGFRSIRVVKK; encoded by the coding sequence ATGAAGAGATTTACTGTATGTATAGGTATTGCAGCAGCGGGGCTGATCGTCTCCGGCGCCCCGTCTTCAGCTCTTGAATATTCCGGCAGGATTATTAATGATATCGGAAGGCCGGCCGCCAACGCCAGGATTTCTCTTGAAAAGGTTTCCGAGCCGGGAAAAGCGGTAAGTGTAGTAACCGACACTACAGGAACATTCTCTTTCGTCGTGAGCGAAGCAACTAAACCGAGGCAGCCGATTCCGTTCAACCTGTATGGGAATTATCCCAATCCGTTCAATCCTCAGACCCGTATATCCTACAGCATCGACCAGTCTTCCGAGGTGGCTGTCACGATATATAATGTGCTGGGGCAGCTCGTCCGTACTCTGAAAGAAGGCCAGCGCGCCCCCGGATTTTACACGGTGGCCTGGGACGGCAGGAATGATGGGGGTGCAGGGTGCTCGGCAGGGGTATACCTCTATCGGATCGCTGCCGGAAACCGTTCTATTTCGTCCAAAATGCTCATGGTTGATTCTGCTACCGGGTCCTGGATAAAAAACAGCGCCGTTCCTCTCGCATCATACAAGGGAAACGAGGATACCTTATACTTGGTCACAGTGACCAATCCGGATGCTGAAACCCTGGTTGTCGGGCCTATTACCGTATCGAATTCCCAGGGTAATGTGCTCACCATCAATCGCATCATGGACAAAATGCAGCTTATTTCCCATAACACTTACATGCGCGGCTCGGAATGGTATCATTATGCCAAGCCGATTCACAAGGTGGTTATCACTCACGATTACATGATGGATAGATACGAGGTAACCGCCGGCCTGTTCAGCCGTGTAATGAACCATGCTCTCCAGAGGGGGGTGATCATGGTGGATACCCTTACGGTAAAAAACACCATCGGCAAGAAGCAGTCCCTCGTTCGTTTCGGTTCACCTGAACAACCGACCAATATTTGCATTGAATATAAGGACGGCGCAATTGTTCCAAAGAAAGGTCTGGAGAAATATCCCATTACCAATGTAAGCTGGTATGGCGCGATGTTTTTCTGTTTTGAACGCAGTCTGATCGAGGGTTTTCCGCAGGCTATCGACCTCGATACCTGGACCTGCGATTTCAAATCCGCCGGGTACCGGCTTCCTACTGACGCCGAATGGGAACTCGCCGCCGCCTGGACCGACCGTCGCGAGTATGCGTTCGGTCCCGATCCCGGCGAATACCGTCCCATGAATACCCAGCTTAATGCGGATGGATTCGAAGACTGTCTCTCCCCGGTGGGATGGTTTTCTCCGCAGGGAGATTCGCATGACGGTCTCAGCGATATGAGCGGCAATGTCTATGAATGGACAACGGACTGGATGGAATACTATCACGAGTCCTGGGCCGATTCCACACTGGTCGATCCGATAGGGCCACTGAAGAGCACAGAGCTCAAAACCTGCCGCGGCGGATCGGCGTACGGCTGTTTCCGCGCCGGAAGGACCGGCGATAAAGCGAATGTTTGGCCATACTATTTGACCAGTGAGATCGGATTCAGATCGATCCGCGTAGTCAAAAAGTGA
- a CDS encoding O-antigen ligase family protein: MLSSLTGMEVGVFNTRKIFFLLLFLELVLLGIILFGDYQKFALYAGILCAPILIFLDPTIGLALMVITTSLDIIGYITSGTEGFKYLNITYFHFALTLTFLSTISSVLKRQKMHIPSANIWPPLLAFLFLYSISLIWTPDIKEASIFILRIIVLSLTVLMILMNIDRIWKFSFFVGILIAVPLVVAIITLYQFFSEGSIFAPIVMKMANALGLPVYRSTGTFSNPNTLACFLMAGATLAFGLLFAKGIPSIFRVALLATFITIILGLISSFSRGGWVSTMGAICLVVVFHKKWSYFGYFAIFLIFCLFIISIKTPQMYAVVFDRIGTIVNAGEDASSSARISLIKSSIAMWLDHPILGVGLRGFPVEFSTYIDPGMPRILREINEAHTIQFEILAETGIIGLTISTWLMMTVLFHGLRTMRSLKNQTLRCLQIGFLALFIGYIINFTFATDLLNNIFWMVIGMIYTIPLLDNKISLRQVSFESPQTTPG; encoded by the coding sequence ATGCTTTCCTCCTTAACGGGTATGGAAGTTGGGGTGTTCAACACCAGAAAAATATTTTTTCTCCTGCTTTTTCTGGAGCTTGTTTTACTCGGTATAATCCTTTTCGGCGATTACCAGAAGTTTGCACTGTATGCGGGCATTCTCTGCGCCCCCATTTTAATATTCCTGGATCCGACCATTGGCCTGGCGCTCATGGTTATTACCACAAGCCTTGATATTATCGGCTATATCACCAGTGGAACCGAGGGATTTAAATATTTAAACATTACCTATTTCCACTTTGCCTTGACGCTTACCTTTTTGAGCACAATATCCAGTGTCCTGAAGCGTCAAAAAATGCATATTCCTTCAGCCAATATCTGGCCTCCTCTTCTTGCTTTTCTGTTTCTTTATTCGATCTCTCTGATCTGGACACCCGATATCAAGGAAGCTTCTATCTTTATTTTACGGATTATCGTCCTCAGCCTGACCGTCCTCATGATCTTGATGAATATTGACCGGATATGGAAATTTAGTTTTTTTGTGGGGATACTCATCGCGGTGCCGCTGGTTGTAGCGATCATTACCCTCTATCAGTTCTTTTCTGAAGGTAGTATTTTCGCACCGATCGTGATGAAGATGGCGAATGCACTCGGGCTTCCCGTTTACCGTTCCACCGGAACCTTTTCCAACCCGAACACTTTGGCCTGTTTTCTCATGGCGGGAGCCACTCTTGCATTCGGCTTGCTTTTCGCTAAAGGAATACCCTCTATCTTCCGGGTGGCGCTCCTCGCCACGTTTATAACAATAATTCTGGGACTGATTTCTTCATTTTCACGGGGGGGGTGGGTTTCTACCATGGGTGCGATATGCCTGGTAGTGGTGTTTCATAAAAAATGGTCCTATTTCGGATATTTTGCCATTTTTTTGATATTTTGTCTTTTTATTATATCCATAAAAACGCCTCAAATGTATGCAGTGGTTTTCGACCGCATCGGAACAATTGTAAACGCCGGGGAAGATGCCTCATCCTCTGCCAGAATATCGCTGATAAAATCCAGTATCGCCATGTGGCTCGATCACCCCATCTTAGGGGTAGGTTTGCGAGGATTCCCTGTTGAATTTTCCACTTACATCGATCCCGGCATGCCTCGTATTCTCAGGGAGATCAATGAGGCGCATACCATTCAATTCGAGATTCTGGCGGAAACCGGTATTATCGGATTGACCATCTCCACCTGGCTTATGATGACCGTGCTGTTCCATGGCCTTCGTACGATGAGGAGCCTCAAAAACCAGACCCTCCGCTGCCTGCAAATAGGATTTTTGGCTCTCTTTATAGGGTATATAATCAATTTTACCTTTGCCACAGATCTGCTCAATAATATCTTCTGGATGGTTATTGGAATGATATATACCATACCTCTGCTTGACAATAAAATTTCATTACGACAAGTTTCTTTTGAATCGCCCCAAACAACTCCCGGATGA
- a CDS encoding radical SAM protein, translated as MKKKILLIQPPFYRLFKSTYSLDRYPLSLGYIGGTIKRDTSWDVTAWNTDFSKKSERVHLSYFGGIGHKHYLESLTDATVEIWSDIQTYLEKHRPSVVGITSKSQNFRSVTMIAKIAKEVDRRTIIIVGGPHPSIVGKDTLNCPDIDIAVKGEGERTIIELLDAFDNDRDIGAIKGIVYRKDGQAVENHPRELIEDIDSLCFPHEYAPEILKDFRDYPLGCFQNIFAVRGCPHNCSFCGSRWIWTRKPRFRSPGNVVRQVQSLMKMGLRRVVFEDDTFGVTSQYIRSLCTALGEHCPGINWRCEIHVNLVNNENISLMKKAGCNEIFLGVESGNNQILKAMKKGITIEQAISAADIIRSHHIQFSTFIMAGYVGETKETLNDTLNALKRMRPDFIIFSIFMPYLNTEVYELCRGKGLIDKNYDVSLHNHQSLVNNFSDITPKETYSILIRNMAKNIDRYNYLNWIKLTFSWNSLRKVKEVGIVNALKKAWNIIRGK; from the coding sequence ATGAAGAAAAAAATTCTACTGATACAGCCTCCGTTTTACCGACTGTTCAAGAGCACCTATTCGCTGGATCGATACCCACTCTCTCTTGGGTATATCGGAGGAACAATCAAGAGGGACACTTCATGGGATGTGACAGCATGGAACACCGATTTCAGTAAAAAGAGCGAGCGTGTGCATCTCAGCTATTTCGGTGGGATTGGCCATAAGCACTACCTGGAAAGTCTCACGGATGCAACGGTGGAAATCTGGAGTGATATTCAAACATATCTGGAAAAGCATCGCCCTTCGGTGGTGGGTATCACCTCTAAATCGCAGAATTTCAGATCAGTGACGATGATAGCGAAAATCGCCAAGGAGGTTGATCGGCGCACGATTATCATCGTGGGTGGTCCCCATCCAAGTATTGTCGGAAAGGATACATTGAACTGCCCCGATATAGATATTGCGGTCAAAGGGGAAGGAGAGCGTACTATTATCGAACTGCTTGACGCCTTCGATAACGATCGAGATATCGGCGCAATAAAAGGCATAGTCTACCGAAAAGACGGACAAGCAGTGGAGAATCACCCCCGCGAGCTCATTGAAGACATTGATTCACTCTGCTTTCCACACGAATACGCACCGGAAATTCTGAAGGATTTCAGGGATTACCCTTTGGGGTGCTTCCAGAACATTTTCGCAGTGCGAGGCTGTCCCCACAACTGCTCATTCTGCGGCTCACGATGGATATGGACACGAAAACCGAGATTCCGCTCCCCGGGAAACGTTGTCCGGCAGGTGCAAAGTCTCATGAAAATGGGGCTGCGGCGTGTTGTTTTCGAAGATGATACTTTCGGCGTAACTTCTCAGTATATTCGCAGCCTTTGCACTGCACTCGGCGAACACTGTCCTGGTATTAATTGGAGGTGTGAAATACATGTAAACCTCGTTAATAATGAAAATATTTCTCTCATGAAAAAGGCTGGCTGCAATGAGATATTCCTTGGAGTCGAGTCGGGTAACAATCAAATTTTGAAGGCCATGAAAAAAGGTATCACCATTGAACAGGCCATTTCGGCTGCTGATATCATCCGCAGTCACCATATCCAATTCAGTACGTTCATCATGGCCGGTTATGTGGGAGAAACGAAAGAAACGCTGAATGATACTCTGAATGCCTTGAAAAGGATGAGACCAGATTTCATTATCTTCAGCATCTTTATGCCTTACTTGAATACCGAGGTCTACGAACTCTGTAGGGGAAAGGGATTAATTGATAAGAACTATGATGTGTCACTTCATAACCACCAGTCTCTGGTTAATAATTTCAGCGATATTACACCGAAAGAGACTTACAGTATTCTGATCCGCAATATGGCGAAAAACATAGACCGATATAATTATCTGAATTGGATAAAATTGACCTTCTCCTGGAATTCACTGAGGAAAGTAAAGGAAGTCGGGATTGTGAATGCTCTGAAAAAGGCGTGGAACATCATTCGGGGGAAATAA
- a CDS encoding class I SAM-dependent methyltransferase, translated as MFSCRVCGLFFIHPYPSESEQFRGSVIDNSFDEIETPDSRRHYRTEINFYNRYFPIIEQDIRDARSLLDIGCGTGRLLELLGKYPDLYRTGIELNADRAAVARKKSGCEIHQNPIENFSSEKKFDVITLINVFSHIPWFDRLFHSIRSLVSENGKIIIKTGELAKETVKSDMFDWSIPVHVHFLGLGTMDFLCRAYGFTKLRHDRISIAEELFSPETWKSPGRSAARNILKQAIANTPLALPFLKRLYTRKHGGRIYSSYIVLSPRT; from the coding sequence GTGTTTTCCTGCCGGGTCTGCGGCCTTTTTTTTATCCATCCCTATCCCTCCGAAAGCGAACAATTTCGTGGCTCAGTCATCGACAATTCTTTCGATGAAATCGAAACCCCCGATTCACGGAGGCATTATCGCACCGAAATCAATTTCTACAACCGATATTTCCCGATTATCGAGCAGGACATAAGGGATGCACGGTCTCTCCTCGATATCGGCTGCGGAACCGGCCGGCTTTTGGAACTTCTTGGCAAATATCCGGATCTCTACCGTACCGGAATCGAATTGAATGCCGACCGTGCGGCTGTAGCAAGAAAAAAATCCGGTTGTGAAATACATCAGAATCCGATAGAAAACTTCTCCAGTGAAAAAAAATTTGACGTGATCACGCTTATTAACGTTTTTTCGCATATTCCCTGGTTCGACCGTCTGTTTCACTCTATCCGTTCGCTGGTATCGGAAAACGGCAAAATTATCATAAAAACGGGAGAATTGGCCAAGGAAACCGTGAAGAGTGACATGTTCGACTGGTCGATCCCCGTGCATGTGCATTTTCTCGGCTTGGGCACTATGGATTTTCTATGCCGCGCTTATGGCTTCACCAAACTCAGGCACGACCGTATCTCCATTGCAGAGGAGCTGTTTTCGCCCGAAACCTGGAAATCCCCCGGTCGCAGCGCCGCGCGGAATATTCTCAAACAAGCCATCGCCAATACTCCGCTGGCCCTGCCTTTTCTGAAGCGGCTCTATACCCGGAAACATGGCGGGCGTATTTACTCTTCCTATATCGTCCTATCCCCCCGGACTTAA
- a CDS encoding putative sugar O-methyltransferase, which produces MKFRSHVKKLLNSLLKPFGHEIGSLLYSWKKSFRKLQTFTQSKLPEEAEQYLNPANPRLKELQERYALCSKNITAPSIWTDVHVSPHDITYFRGDNAYVWQLRGQNMTIAGYVLTAYYVKSIDTLSLLDTLPEDDYFGNITFRIDNTIMSRDLLDSIIEIYFLEKHLNISSLQSLRILDIGAGYGRLAHRMIQALSNIDTYLCTDAVAPSTFISEYYLRFRDLGEKAKVIPLDEIESTLETQHIDIAVNIHSFSECRIAAIEWWLSLLQKNRIRYLMIAPNSYNEGGALLQNEDGFDFQKIIEKHGYTLAAKEPKYRDPLVQKYAINPTYHYLFVLN; this is translated from the coding sequence ATGAAATTCAGGAGTCATGTTAAAAAGCTTTTAAATTCCTTATTGAAACCTTTTGGTCATGAAATAGGTTCCCTATTGTACAGTTGGAAGAAATCTTTCCGCAAACTGCAAACCTTCACGCAATCGAAGCTGCCCGAAGAGGCGGAACAGTATCTAAATCCTGCTAATCCAAGATTGAAAGAGCTGCAGGAGAGATATGCTCTATGCAGCAAAAATATAACTGCTCCCTCAATATGGACCGATGTGCATGTCAGTCCCCATGATATTACCTATTTCCGGGGTGATAATGCCTATGTCTGGCAGTTGAGAGGACAAAACATGACCATTGCAGGTTACGTTTTGACGGCCTACTATGTTAAATCAATCGATACTCTTTCTCTTTTAGATACATTGCCGGAAGATGACTATTTTGGAAATATCACTTTTCGTATTGACAATACGATAATGTCCCGTGATTTATTGGATTCCATTATCGAGATATATTTTCTGGAAAAGCACCTGAATATATCATCCCTGCAAAGCCTCAGAATTCTCGATATCGGCGCGGGGTACGGCAGGCTGGCGCATCGCATGATACAGGCACTGTCGAACATCGATACCTACCTTTGTACGGATGCCGTTGCTCCTTCCACATTTATTTCCGAATATTATCTTCGCTTCCGTGATTTGGGGGAAAAAGCAAAAGTTATTCCTCTCGATGAGATCGAGAGCACTTTGGAAACTCAGCACATTGATATCGCCGTTAATATTCATAGTTTTTCTGAATGCAGAATTGCAGCCATAGAATGGTGGTTGTCGCTTTTGCAGAAGAACAGGATTAGATACCTGATGATTGCGCCGAACTCTTACAATGAAGGCGGCGCTCTTTTGCAGAACGAAGATGGTTTTGATTTTCAAAAGATTATTGAAAAACATGGCTATACATTGGCAGCCAAAGAGCCGAAATATCGAGATCCGCTCGTACAGAAATATGCGATAAATCCCACGTATCATTATCTTTTCGTGTTAAATTAA